AGCTGTTGGACGCCAACCGATTTGCGCCGTGCATGCCGGTGCGAGCGACCTCCCCTGCGGCGAACAGCCCGGGTAGATCGGTACGCCCGTGCACATCGGTGACCACACCGCCGCAGCTGTAGTGCGCACCCGGCACCACCGGGATGGGGTCGCGCGCCGGATCGATCCCGGCCGCGGCGCAGGCCGCCGTGACGGTCGGGAACCGGTTGGCGACGTCGGCGACACCGCGGGCGTCGAGATAGACACACGAGTCACCGGTGGCGTCCAACCGCGCGTTGATCGCCGCGGCGACCACGTCACGCGGGGCGAGGTCGCCCATGGGGTGAACGCCCTCGGTGACCGATTGTCCATGTGCGTCGACGAGAACCGCACCTTCACCGCGCAGCGCCTCGGTGACCAGCGGGCGGCGGCCGCCCGCTGCGGCGTCGAAGAGCATGGTGGGGTGGAACTGCACGAACTCGATGTCGCGCACCGCGGCACCGGCCCACAGGGCCAGCGCGATGCCGTCGCCGGTCGAACCGACCGGGTTGGTGGTGGCCGAGTAGAGATGACCGAGACCGCCGGTCGCGAGGATCACCGACGGCGCGTGCAGAATCCCCGGGCCGTCGTCGTTGAGCACCAGCACGCCGGTCACGCCGGTGTCGCCGTGCAGGATCTGCAGCGCCACGTGGTCGTGGCGGATGTCGAGATGTGCGGCCGTGTGGTCGAGCGTGCGCTGCACCTCCGCGCCGGTGGCGTCGCCGCCCGCGTGGATGATCCGGCGTCGCGTGTGCCCGCCCTCACGGGTCAGCGCCCACCGCCCTGGCGCGGCCTCGTCGAACAGTGCGCCGTCGGCCACCAGGTCAGTGATTGCCTTGGCACCGTCGGCGGCGATCGAGCGGACGGCCTCGGCGTCGCACAATCCGCCACCGGCGGCCAGCGTGTCGGCGACGTGGGCGTCGATCGAATCGTCGTTGTCAGGAAGAACGACGGCGATGCCCCCCTGCGCGTAGAACGTCGCGGTCTCGGTCACCTTGCTGAGCACCATGACCCGCCGGCCGCTGCGGTGCGCGGCCAGCGCCGCGACCAGTCCGGCGACGCCGGTGCCGATCACCACGACGTCGGTCCGTTGCTGCCAGTACGTCGAGGTGCCGCAGGCGAACGCGCCCGCGCCGGTCATTCGCCGCCGCCGGGCTGCCCGATCTCGATCATCCGCTGCACGCTGGCACGGCCGAGACGTGCGGTCTCCGGGTCGACGTGGACCTCGTCGGCGCCCTCGACGAGGCACCGCAGCAACGCGGCCGGCGTGATCATCTTCATGTACGTGCACGAGGCCCGGTCGTTGACCGCGAGGAAATCGACTTCCGGTGCAGCCCTTCGCAACTGGTGCAGCATGCCGATCTCCGTGGCGACCAGCACCTGACGTGCGTCGGTCTCCCGCGCGGCGTCGAGCATGCCGCCCGTCGACAGGATCTTGACGCGTTCCTCGGGGACAGCGCCCTCGCCGGCGAGGTACAGCGCCGACGTGGCGCAGCCGCACTCAGGATGGACGAACAGCTCGGCGTCGGGGTGCGCGCGTGCCTGCGACGCCAGTTCGTCGCCGTTGATACCGGCGTGCACATGGCATTCCCCGGCCCACACATGCATGTTCTTGCGGCCGGTCACGCGCCGGACGTGGGCGCCGAGGAACTGGTCGGGGCAGAACAGCACCTCGCGGTCCTCTGGGATGGAGGCCACGACCTCGACGGCGTTCGACGACGTGCAGCAGATGTCGGTCAGCGCCTTCACCGCGGCGGTGGTGTTGACATAGGACACGACGACCGCGCCGGGGTGGTCGTCCTTCCACGCCTGCAGCTCTTCTGCCGTGATCGAGTCCGCCAGCGAGCATCCGGCACGCTGATCCGGGATCAGGACGGTCTTGTCCGGGCTGAGGATCTTGGCGGTCTCGGCCATGAAGTGCACACCGCAGAAAACGATGGTGTCCTCGGGCGCCTCGGCCGCGATGCGGGACAGCGCCAGCGAGTCCCCGACGTGGTCGGCGACGTCCTGGATGGCCGGAAGCTGGTAGTTGTGCGCCAGCAGTGTCGCACCGCGAAGCTCGACGAGCCTGCGGACCTCCGCGGCCCACTGCTCGTCACCGTCGATGCCCGAGTAGCCGCCGGGGCCGTCGACAATCCGGTCCGCGAGCGCCGTTTCGGGCATTCCGTTGAGCACGGTCACGGTGGCCTCCTCACCGAAGTCAGGTTTTCGACTTACAATCGAAAACATGCCACATGGTAGCACCGCCCACGAAGTGCTCGCCGTCGTGTTCCAGGTTCGCGACCTCGACACGCGTCAACCGAATCTCAGCGTCCTCTTGTGGCAACGGGCACTGGAACCCGAACGCGACAAGTGGTCACTTCCCGGCGGTCGCCTGCGCGACGACGAGGATCTGACCACCTCCGTGCGGCGTCAACTCGCGGAGAAAGTCGACCTGCGCGAGCTCGCACATCTCGAGCAACTCGCGGTGTTCTCCGATCCGAAGCGGGTGCCGGGCGAACGCACGATCGCGTCGACCTTCCTGGGCCTTGTGCCCTCTCCCGCCACCCCGGCCCTGCCCGACGACACCCGGTGGCATCCGGTCCACGAACTGCCCGAGATGGCGTTCGACCACGCACCCATGGTCGAGCACGCCCGCTCCCGGCTGATGGCCAAACTCTCGTACACGAATATCGGATTTGCCTTGGCACCAAAAGAATTCGTCATCTCGTCACTGCGCGACGTGTACAGTGCGGCGCTGGACTACCAGGTGGACGCGACCAACCTGCAGCGTGTTCTCGAACGCCGCAAGGTGATCACCCGGACCGGGACCACGGCGCGGTCGGGCCGCAGCGGCGGGCGTCCCGCAGCCCTCTACCGGTTCACCGAGTCGCGATATCGAGTCACCGACGAATTCGCAGCGTTGCGGCCTCCCGGGTGAGTCGACTGGACTCTTAGACCTTTCTTAAGCAAGAATGCGCGGATGGACTTGGCCAGCGCCGCGAATGCGGCCGATGCCGAATGGATCGGCCGTGCACCGCACGAGGAACTGGACCGCGACGCCAGGCCGGGATTGCCCGGTGAGGATCCGTTCTATGTCCCACCGGCCGGCTACCACCACGCCGAACCCGGCACGGTCCTGCGCAGCCGCGATGTCGAACTGGCCTTTCTCGGGCTGGTCCCGCAGGCTCTGCACGCCACACAGCTGCTCTACCGGTCCACCGACCGCAACGGCGCCCCCGAGGCCGCGGTCACCACGGTGATCATGCCGCCAGACGCGCGTGAGGACTGCCCGTTCGTGTCCTACCAGTGCGCGATCGACGCGATCTCGGCGAGCTGCTTCCCGTCGTACTCGCTGCGCAGGCGCGCCAAGGTGACCGGGGGCCTCGCGCAGTTCGAGCTGCTGTTGATCACCGCCGCCCTGGCCGAGGGTTGGGCTGTCTCGGTCCCCGACCACGAGGGCCTCGACGGTATGTGGGGAGCGCCGTACGAACCCGGATACCACGTGCTCGACGGGCTGCGCGCGGCGATCAACTCCGAGCACCTGCCGCTGTCGGACGCATCGCCGATCGGGTTGTGGGGCTACTCCGGCGGCGGTCTGGCCAGCGCGTGGGCCGCGGAGATGAGCGGCTCCTATGCGCCCGAGCTGAACATCGTCGGCGCGGTGCTCGGCTCCCCCGTCGGCGATCTCGGCCAGACGTTCCGCCGGCTCAACGGCACGGTGTTCTCCGGGCTGCCCGCCCTGGTGGTCGCCGCGCTCGCCGACATCTACCCCGGTCTCAACCGCATCATCGCCGAGCACGCCACCACCGAGGGCCGCAAGCTGCTGCGACGGCTGCACGAGATGAGCACCGTCGAGGCCGTGCTGCGGCTGGCCCGCAAGGACATGGACGATCTCGTGGACCTACCGCTCGAGCAGATCCTCGACAGCCCGGAGGTCACCCACGTCTTCGACGACATCAAACTCGGTGTCGCGACCCCCAACCCTCCTGTGCTGCTCATCCAGGCCGTGCACGACGAGCTGATCTCGGTGGACTGGATCGACGAACTCGTCGAGAAGTACCTGACCGGAGGCGCCTCGGTGACCTACCACCGCGATCTGTTCAGTGAGCATCTGCTGCTGCACCCCATGTCGGCTCCCATGGCGTTGCGGTGGTTGAACGACCGATTCGCCGACCGTCCGCTGCACGCCAACCTGGTGCGCACCAAGTGGCCGACGCTGCTCAATCCCATCACCTACGTCGGGATGGCGCGGTTGGCCGGTATCGCCGCCAAGGTCGTCACCGGCCGCGCGCTGCGGCGCCGTCCGCTCTGATGGGTCCGATCCCGACTCGGCTCAGGGATGCGGCGGGGTGACCATCGGCGGCAGCACCGGATAGGCCGGAGGCTCGACCGGCGGCCACGCGCCCAGATCGTCACGCGCCGTCGACACCGCGATGAGTGCATACACCAGGGCCGCGACGGCGGCCGGGAACAGGATGCTCGCCGCGACCTGTAACGGCGTGTGGCCGAAGAACACCGGCGGCGCCTCCACGACGTAGTGCACGCGGTTCTCCGGTGTGACCGGGGCTCCCGCGACGTCGATCGAGCCGTAACGACCGCGCACCAACAGGGCGCCGATGCCGGCCGCCGCACCGGCTGCCGCGGCGCACCCCGCCACCAGGGCCGTCGCGAGCGCCGGGCCGCGGTGCGCGCGCCACTGCCACAGCGCGACCGCGGCGACGACTCCGAGCACCACGAGCAGGCCCGTGAACATGAACGCCGCGGTGAAGAAGTGATCGGACTCGGCACCGAGATACGCCCGCGCGCGGTCGCCGCTGCGGGTCAGCGCGACCACGCCGTGGATCGGGGGCGCCAGGATCGACCACACCACCCCGAGCAGTGCGCCTGCGACCGTCAGCGTCACCACCACGATGGCCGCCGCGCGGGATCGCGAGATGCGGGGCCCGCCCATGGGTCCTGCGGGCGCCGCCCGGACGGACGCGGGGGCGTCGGAGACGCTCATCTGGGGGTCTCCGCTCATCGTCGGGGGTCGAGGTCGGTCGAGTCCACATGCCCGTGCCGAGAGCACTTGGCCCACCAGCCGTCCGGGCGCACCTGCACGATCATCCGCCGGCCACATTCGGCGCAAAACCGCGGCGGTTCCAGTCCCAACTGGGCGGCCGTGGGCAGCGCGCTGTCTGCCGGGCCACCCGTGTAGACGTTGTAGACGCCTGCACCGACGGGCACGGGAAGCGCCGGGGTCTCCTCGATCATCACCACCCCGTTTTACAGGGTGGCGTTGAGAGCCTTGATGGGCATCTGCAGATCGTCGAGCAACTGCAGGTCGGCCTCGGCCGGGCGGCCCAGCGTGGTCAGGTAATTGCCGACGATGACGGCGTTGATGCCGCCGAGGATGCCCTGCTTGGCGCCGAGGTCGCCCAGGGTGATCTCGCGGCCGCCCGCGAAGCGCAGCATCGTGCGCGGGAGCGCGAGGCGGAATGCCGCGACCGCCTTGAGCGCCTCCGAGGCGGGCAGCACCTCGAGGTCACCGAACGGTGTGCCAGGACGCGGGTTCAAGAAGTTCAGCGGTACCTCGTGTGGGTCCAGTTCGGCGAGGTTCGCCGCGAACTCGGCGCGCTGCTCGAGCGTCTCGCCCATCCCGAGAATCCCGCCGCAGCACACTTCCATGCCCGCCTCGCGGACCATGTTCAGGGTGTCCCAGCGCTCCTCCCAGGTGTGTGTGGTCACCACGTTCGGGAAGAACGACCGCGCGGTTTCGAGGTTGTGGTTGTAGCGGTGCACGCCCATGTCCGCCAGGCGCTGCACCTGTTCCTCGGTGAGCATGCCCAGCGAGCAGGCGATCTGGATGTCGACCTCGTTGCGGATCGCCTCGATGCCCGCGGCGACCTGGGCCAGCAGGCGCTCGTCGGGGCCGCGCACCGCCGCGACGATGCAGAACTCGGTGGCGCCGGTCTTCGCGGTCTGCTTGGCCGCCTCGACCAGACTCGGCACATCGAGCCACGCGCTGCGCACCGGCGATGCGAAAAGACCCGACTGCGAACAGAAGTGGCAGTCCTCCGGACAACCACCGGTCTTGAGGCTGATGATGCCCTCGACCTCGACGTCGGGACCGCACCAGCGCATCCGCACGTCGTGCGCCAGTGACAGCAATTCGTCGAGGCGGTCATCGGGCAGCTGCAGCACCTGCAGGGTCTGCTGCTGATCGAGGCCGACGCCGCGCTCCAGCACCTGCTCGCGGGCCACACCCAGTACATCCATGCCATTGACGGCCGCCTGTGTCACGGGCTTCCTCCTGCGGTATCGATATCGCACATCTCGGCCGCGTCGGCCGCTGAACGGTGTTCAGGTTACTTGAACAGTGTTCAGGTTAAGATAGCGGCGTGCAACTCCACAAACCCGACGTGGTGGCTGCGGCGACGAAGATCCTCGACGACCACGGCATCGCAGACCTCACGATGCGACGGCTGGCCCGCGAGCTCGACGTGACGCCGGGCGCCCTGTACTGGCATTTCGCCAACAAACAGGAACTGTTGGGGGCCGTGGCCGACCACATTCTGCAAGCCGCCCGCGTCGACACGGGAAACCTGGCGTGGCGCGACAAAATCCACGAATCCGGCCGCGCGTTGCGTGATGCGTTGTTGTCCCACACCGACGGCGCCGAACTGGTGTCGGCGAGCTTCGCGGCGGGCGAGTCAACGGTAATCAGCGAGATCGTCGACCGCCTGGCCGGTGCGGCGAGAGACGCCGGGGTGAACGACACCGACATCGACGCGGCCGCGCGCACGGTCGTCTACTACGTGCTCGGGTTCACCGTCGACGAGCAGTCGCGGCTGCAGTGGGACGCCGTCGGCGCGCTCGGCGACGATCAGTCGCTGCTGACCCGCGACAACACCCGGCAGTTCCGCTTCGGTCT
This genomic window from Mycolicibacterium goodii contains:
- a CDS encoding L-aspartate oxidase is translated as MTGAGAFACGTSTYWQQRTDVVVIGTGVAGLVAALAAHRSGRRVMVLSKVTETATFYAQGGIAVVLPDNDDSIDAHVADTLAAGGGLCDAEAVRSIAADGAKAITDLVADGALFDEAAPGRWALTREGGHTRRRIIHAGGDATGAEVQRTLDHTAAHLDIRHDHVALQILHGDTGVTGVLVLNDDGPGILHAPSVILATGGLGHLYSATTNPVGSTGDGIALALWAGAAVRDIEFVQFHPTMLFDAAAGGRRPLVTEALRGEGAVLVDAHGQSVTEGVHPMGDLAPRDVVAAAINARLDATGDSCVYLDARGVADVANRFPTVTAACAAAGIDPARDPIPVVPGAHYSCGGVVTDVHGRTDLPGLFAAGEVARTGMHGANRLASNSLLEGLVVGGRAGRAAAAHARQSGPVHARAPQEIRRGVVDRSVLQSAMSAHASVVRDATGLHRLTDTLGTAHSVSLRNRTGFEDAALTTVARAVAAAASARSESRGCHHRGDYPDTDPTQEVSMTVRIHDGDIAVEIPTAVC
- the nadA gene encoding quinolinate synthase NadA gives rise to the protein MPETALADRIVDGPGGYSGIDGDEQWAAEVRRLVELRGATLLAHNYQLPAIQDVADHVGDSLALSRIAAEAPEDTIVFCGVHFMAETAKILSPDKTVLIPDQRAGCSLADSITAEELQAWKDDHPGAVVVSYVNTTAAVKALTDICCTSSNAVEVVASIPEDREVLFCPDQFLGAHVRRVTGRKNMHVWAGECHVHAGINGDELASQARAHPDAELFVHPECGCATSALYLAGEGAVPEERVKILSTGGMLDAARETDARQVLVATEIGMLHQLRRAAPEVDFLAVNDRASCTYMKMITPAALLRCLVEGADEVHVDPETARLGRASVQRMIEIGQPGGGE
- the nrtR gene encoding DNA-binding transcriptional regulator NrtR gives rise to the protein MLAVVFQVRDLDTRQPNLSVLLWQRALEPERDKWSLPGGRLRDDEDLTTSVRRQLAEKVDLRELAHLEQLAVFSDPKRVPGERTIASTFLGLVPSPATPALPDDTRWHPVHELPEMAFDHAPMVEHARSRLMAKLSYTNIGFALAPKEFVISSLRDVYSAALDYQVDATNLQRVLERRKVITRTGTTARSGRSGGRPAALYRFTESRYRVTDEFAALRPPG
- a CDS encoding lipase family protein; amino-acid sequence: MDLASAANAADAEWIGRAPHEELDRDARPGLPGEDPFYVPPAGYHHAEPGTVLRSRDVELAFLGLVPQALHATQLLYRSTDRNGAPEAAVTTVIMPPDAREDCPFVSYQCAIDAISASCFPSYSLRRRAKVTGGLAQFELLLITAALAEGWAVSVPDHEGLDGMWGAPYEPGYHVLDGLRAAINSEHLPLSDASPIGLWGYSGGGLASAWAAEMSGSYAPELNIVGAVLGSPVGDLGQTFRRLNGTVFSGLPALVVAALADIYPGLNRIIAEHATTEGRKLLRRLHEMSTVEAVLRLARKDMDDLVDLPLEQILDSPEVTHVFDDIKLGVATPNPPVLLIQAVHDELISVDWIDELVEKYLTGGASVTYHRDLFSEHLLLHPMSAPMALRWLNDRFADRPLHANLVRTKWPTLLNPITYVGMARLAGIAAKVVTGRALRRRPL
- a CDS encoding DUF2567 domain-containing protein yields the protein MSVSDAPASVRAAPAGPMGGPRISRSRAAAIVVVTLTVAGALLGVVWSILAPPIHGVVALTRSGDRARAYLGAESDHFFTAAFMFTGLLVVLGVVAAVALWQWRAHRGPALATALVAGCAAAAGAAAGIGALLVRGRYGSIDVAGAPVTPENRVHYVVEAPPVFFGHTPLQVAASILFPAAVAALVYALIAVSTARDDLGAWPPVEPPAYPVLPPMVTPPHP
- the bioB gene encoding biotin synthase BioB — encoded protein: MDVLGVAREQVLERGVGLDQQQTLQVLQLPDDRLDELLSLAHDVRMRWCGPDVEVEGIISLKTGGCPEDCHFCSQSGLFASPVRSAWLDVPSLVEAAKQTAKTGATEFCIVAAVRGPDERLLAQVAAGIEAIRNEVDIQIACSLGMLTEEQVQRLADMGVHRYNHNLETARSFFPNVVTTHTWEERWDTLNMVREAGMEVCCGGILGMGETLEQRAEFAANLAELDPHEVPLNFLNPRPGTPFGDLEVLPASEALKAVAAFRLALPRTMLRFAGGREITLGDLGAKQGILGGINAVIVGNYLTTLGRPAEADLQLLDDLQMPIKALNATL
- a CDS encoding TetR/AcrR family transcriptional regulator C-terminal domain-containing protein, whose product is MQLHKPDVVAAATKILDDHGIADLTMRRLARELDVTPGALYWHFANKQELLGAVADHILQAARVDTGNLAWRDKIHESGRALRDALLSHTDGAELVSASFAAGESTVISEIVDRLAGAARDAGVNDTDIDAAARTVVYYVLGFTVDEQSRLQWDAVGALGDDQSLLTRDNTRQFRFGLQLLIDGLAAQGGIGSESSSAVRSSH